The sequence GCATTACTGATGCTTTTTTGAAAAGTGTTTACAGCGTGGAAAAAAGTATTTCTAcctaagaaggaagaaatggtttTGAAGATAATTAACGAAATAGTTTTCTTCTTCATGACTGTGCTTGGCACTCTGGGAAACATTACTGTTTCTATGAATTATATGTTCAGTTGGTGGAGAGGCCCTGAGAAGAAACCCATACACCTTATTCTCATCCACTTGGCTTTTGCAAACATCATAATCCTTCTTGCTAAAGGATTGCCAAAGACAATAGCAGCTTTTGGTTTGAGAAACTTCCTAGATGACATAGGCTGTAAGATCATCGTTTACCTGTCAAGGGTGGCCCGCGGTGTCTCCATCTGCACCAGCAGTCTCCTCACTGTGGTCCAAGCCATCATCATCAGTCCCAGCGCATCTGGGTGGAGGAGGCTCAGACCTAAGTCTGCATGGCACATCCTtccattcttttcattcttttggatACTCAATGCTTTAATAAGTGTGAACCTAATCCACTCCATCACAAGTATAAACTTGAATATGTCACAGCTTGAAAATGGTGACAACTATTGTTATTTTTCGCTagaaagtcagaaaacaaagtggCTTGTTCTCCCTCTCATGGTCCTGAGAGATGCAGTGTTTCAGGGAGCCATGGGAGGGGCCAGTGGCTACATGGTATCTCTTCTCCACAAGCACCACCAGCAGGTCCTCTACCTTCAGAAGGCCAAGCTTCTCTACAGAACTCCCCCTGAGCTGAGAGCTGCCCAGAGTGTCCTCCTTCTGAtgctctgttttgcttttttctattGGACTGACTGTGCTTTATCTCTATTTTTAAGTCTCTCTTCAGACTTATCTCAAAACGATTCTGAGATACTGATTATTCAAAATTTCCTGGTCCATGGTTATGCAGTCTTCAGCCCCCTTGTGCTAATTCACAGGGATGGACTTCCGGCTGAGTGTTGGCATGCTCAGTggaagaaattgaggaaatgtCCCTCTCGTTTATCTGTTTAATAAGCATAAAAGAAATCTCAGTTCTCTAATATTGTGGGTAAGACAAAATTCAACCAAAGCactttaaagatgtttttattcttAGACAGTAATCCTAGTGACTCACAGCCTTGGCTTGAGAGAGTTCTAAGCAAAGCACAATGATATGGATATTTTCTCCAGCTACGCACCCTGGAGAAGTGCCTTTAACTGCAGATTATGAAAATGATTTTCTCAGCACTGTGAGTCCAGGAGTGGGATGTGTGAGGACAAATTGGGTAAATTTTATCAAAAGAACTCGTCTTTCTCTCTTTTAGCCAGGAATTTCTTATCTTAGATCTATAGCCACAGGtagatttgttctttgagaatttcactgGGGGAAAATGTTATACATTATGGAATTGTTGTTTcctaaaaacaataatttaaccACAAAAAGCCCATTTTGAACTGCTTGAAAGCAGGTTAATTATCCAGCCACAGAAAGGATCTTATGGAATTGTAAATAAATGGTGAAGAATCAAGACACCTTTATCTGGAATGACATGTACTATGAAATTTCAGTCAATAGAATCCATTGACACCAATCACAGAACTGAAATGCATGGAAACACTTAATCGATGCATGAAGAGAGTCTGCAGTAACATAGATTATAGACTGTGTAACCAGGTAATGTATGCACAGTAAAGTGCCATTCTATATCCCTCTATAATTgctttattcataaaaatgtGAATTCCTCTTTCAATattgataaataaatgtgtttgcaAGCAGACAGGACTTGTTGGTAGCTGCCCTTTGTTGCACCCTGACTCTCCACAACACTAGTCATCTCTCTGTCATGAAAGAACTGCATGAGGATCTGattctaatttaatttaattgacAATTTCTGCAATTACAGCCACACAATAAGGTACTGGGTAGAGAATATGGGTCTAGTTATCAGATATTGGATGAACCCATTATGAAAAATACTTACTAATAGTTAACTTATTATATTATCTTTGAACATAAAACTCTAGAATAGTTAGAGACAGATTTGTACCCtatttgaaaataacatttctaTCACCTATGGTGAGAACCCCTTAAACATCTGGGTACATCATGGTTCTACTTTACAATGgtgaatacatatttattttgtgtttggttgcACCAAAAAATGTTAGCAATTTCTGTTATAATTTTATGCTATAGTTCCTTAAGTAGCTTGGCTTTCTAGTATAAATATTACCTTGCAGTGTGAATGTAAAAATATCTtagatttcaaatattttcttcagttatcATTTATTCAAACATTATGAAAGATTTTGTAGGCAATCATCACTGcaggatttgtttttatatttttattttactggcaACAAAATCTATGAAGAGAAGAGAGTGAAAGCAGCTCCAATTCCAGTCTGTACTTTCTCGCGCTGTGTCAATGGTCATGCATCTGCTGTCTGCTCTTAATGCTCAGCAACCTTCCCTCGTGTTCAGATGTGGCACACTGTGTGTCACCCCATCCCCAGGATCTTACATCACTTCCTTTGAGTCAGCGCTCAAAGACTGATTTAGAAAGTGCTTTTGTGAACTCTGGTCCCTTCAGATCAAGGCGTTTTGCCCagtgtggtgtgcatgcctgcaatctcaggacTGAAGGGGTTAAGAAAGGGGTGACAGGGAGGGTGAGgataaaggaggaagaggagaaggaggtggtGGCCGAGCTGGGAAGATGACTCTATCAGTAACGTGCTGGCTGTGCAttatgagaccctgagttcagatccctaggatCCATGTAATAAAATAAGCCATGCACAGTGGCCTGTGTAACTCTAGGACAGAAAGGTGGAGAAAGACAGATCCAGGCAGCTCACTGGCAGCCAGTCTATCCAGTCTGTAAGATCtgagacagaccctgtctcaaaagataagatgTAGAGGGCAGATGAGAGAGCTCACCAGGTAAGGgaacttgccactaagcctgatgaaaCAAGTTCggtccttgggacccacatagtgcaaggacagaactgactcccataacttcccctctgacctccatgtgcatcacacacacacacacacacacacacacacacacacacacacacacgaaccaaAAAAATAATGATAGTGCAGGGGGGTTACCATGGAAGATGACATCAGATATCAACCTCCATATTTACatgtgcagaaagagagagagagagagagagagagagagagagagagagagagagagagacagacagacagacagacagagacagagacagagacagagagacagagacagagacaaagacagagagacagagagagcatgcaAGGCTTCAGCAGTAAGTGAGTAAGTTCACACCCAGGCACATCATAAATTGCTAAATATTCAATCAATAAATTAACCTGAGAGAAACAAGACACTTCTTATGAAGAATCCTGGATTCTCAAATGACACTGGAGTTTTCTCAGGGCACAGTGAATGTTATACAGAATTTGCATTGATCACCTTTCCTTATGGAACCTCTACTCAGATTGGTGGGGCACAGTGACATTTTACACCTCTAAAAACTAGtgtgggggcctggagagatgtcttagaggttaagagaactgagtGCTCTTCTACAGGACCCCATTTCAATGCCCAGCACACATAGGGTAGCtcaaatcatctgtaactccattcccaggggcCCTGATGCTCACTTCAAACTtccacagacactgcatgcatgtagtacagaTACTCATGCAAGCAAATActcataaatgtaaaataaaaataaaatataaaaaaattaaaaatatgtcagTTTAGACTAGTGTCCTATCAAATCTGAAAAGATGTAAGTAAGTTCATTTCTCACCACAAAGTAACCTAGCAAATGAGTGCAGTTTATTTGACCAGAAGGCACATTGACTGACAGCACATATTTGTGGTGGCATCTACGAATGGGAATCTGGCTCCACCCTCTTTGCAGGAGCTTTGAGACTGAACATTGACTCATATCTGGGAACTCACTGATGAACATTCTAGTGTTTCAAGTGAGATGAATCCAGATCTGGTGATTTCCCCCTTGTATATAGCATATAGAATCCTGGTGGAGTTCTAGGCCACTTGAATTTTACAGTTATCAGATACCATGATCAGCCGATCAGCACAAGAGTTTCTCTGCATTGAACTGTTCTGATCACTGTTATTTCCATAACCATAGCAACCTTCCCTATGGTGATTGGGTCTCATCACTTGTTCCCTAGCCCCTTGGAATCAGATCATCACAGTTTGACTAGAGATTCCATGTCAACTGGTGAGCCCCAGCACAGAGCTTATCAGAATGCTGGGGCCTGTCTATTCTATTAAATGATTTCTCACAGCCACAGTGCAAGGCTGTGCACCACTAAGACTATATAGTGTATAAAGTGACGTTCTGACATCTGTATATACATGTGTccccacatacacaagcacattgTGAATTGTGGAAAATAAACGATCAACATGTTTCCAAGATCGTCTCTTCTCACAGTGCTAACTAATGTGTGTGTAATCAGGTCCTGAACTTTTGACTCTGAATCTCTCTGAATCTTCCTCCCCCAGCTTCAAACATTTACAACCTTCTAATGTTGATCTTTAAAGGATTCCATATTGATTAGGTGATCATTGGAACCAGAAGGCTTATGAAGAAATCTGCTAAATACCAAATGAACAATGGGTTAGTTAAGGTAAAATACAGAATTATCTAGGAAGTTTTCAACTGTCAGTAGATAAATTTATAAtgatcatttgaaaaataaattttgtctgaaaaagaaacacaagaggaggaggatggaaagtAATACAAAGGGGTAAAAAAAGAGTAAGATAAATAACACTATAGGAAACTTCATAAGCTTACATTAAGATATATattatttatctctgtgtgtatatatacgtgtgtgtgtgtgtatatatatatatatgtatacttaaatatacacatactacacacacacacacacacagagagagagagagagagagagagagagagagagagagagagagagagagagagagagagagagtttaaataGAGCTACCCAACACAGAGGATAATAAACCTCCCAAAAAGCAATGGACAAAGAACCCTAGTGCTTAGTAAGGGATACTGCTCTTTGAGTTATTGGTCAAGGATATCCAAAgacccccaaaacaatatagtCTATAGCCATCATCCTTGCTTTGCAGTGGGATGtatttctatatgctgtgaatatgtgtggctcgtgggaaatccaagcagagatacagagagaagggtggagtcaagagaGACGACAGCTCCTCCACAGGAGTAACGAGacgccagcagaccagtaacgccacagccacatggcagcatgtagattaataggaatgggttaatttaatatgaaagagctagctagcaagaagccgaAGCcatcggccatacagtttgtaaataacataagcCTTTGACGCCGGGTGGTGATAGTAcacactttgatcccagcactcagaaggcagaggtaggcagatctttgtgagtttgaggccagcctgggctacagagtgagttcctggaaaggtgcagaagctacacagataaaccctgtctcgaaaaaaagaaaaaagaaaaagaaaaaatataagcctctgaatatttattttataagcgcCTGTGAGACTGCAGGTGGGAGAGCTTTGTCTGGACTGCTGGGtgaggcaggaccggagaaattTCCAGGTACTTGGTTATCTCCCAGAAGTTGAGggcaagaccctattgctgaggaTATCACAAATTCACATAAAAGAACTTGGGGAAATCAGCCTGGTaattgacctggaagcctccttcctgagAGCTACCACTTAATAGTGTTATAAGGTGATGTACACACTGCTGAGGGAGAAAAGCAAACAGTAGTAGCATTCAGCTGTAAAGCCTGCAAACCACAATGGGTGACCTGGCAAGGTATGTTTAATGGCTCAACAGAGGCACACATATATTGGGTAACCAACAGCATCTTGGGGATAACCAACAGCATCTTGGGGATAACCAACAGAATCTTGGGGATAACTAACAGCATCTTGGGGATAACCAACAGCATCTTGGGGATAACTAACAGCATCTTGGGGATAACCAACAGCATCTGGGggataaccaacagctgtctattTGGATTTAATGGATGCTCAATAGGAGAAAACTCATGCTTAGCCCTATCTGTAAAGCTAGCTAAGATCCCATGGGTGGAAAGGTCACAGACTGTAGAGGAGaaacctactactgccattttcctaaatcaaTAAAGCTCTAAACTGCGTTCCAAATATTTATgcttatgcccacagataagtatacCTCTCACTaattgtgatagtttgaatgaaaatggacacTATatactcatagggagtggcatttgAAAGAATTAGGGCATTTGAAAGAATAACATGAAAGAATGTTAAAGTAGGTGTGGTCTCTTGTGTCACTAGGGATGGACGTTTGGGCCTAGGACATCAACTTTCCATGATCATGGATCTCCTCATATCTGGCATTGGTCCTGATGGCTTCCACCAGCTTAGCCAGAGCTCCTTTGTCTATTTAATTAGCAGTAATACACTTGTCCCGAGGACTGGCCAGCTTGCCCTTCCCCATGATGATGTAGTATTAGACTTCCATCTTGAAACATGGAAGGCAGGGAGACCACCATCGTGATGGAGCCTGTCATTACCAACTAGACCCACTTGTTCTCCACCAAGTAGTGACAGTATTGACCTCTGCTTGAAAGACAGGCAGCCATTAGTGAGAATGCACTAAGCCAACAGAGAAACCTTTCCAAGATAAACTATAACTCTATGACAAATAAGGGGCATAACATTCTGTAAAATACAGTTTATCCTAAATTCACCTGGTACTTTGGCTCCTTGTGTAAATTTACTGCCTCCACCAATAAATCCGCCAATAACCTTCCCGTATGTACTGACAGTCATTACAGGACATGCAAATCTTTCACATGGAGTTCCAGTGGGTTTCGGGGTCCCAGTTGCTGTTTGATGGACAAAGAAGGAAACAGTCACTCATGGAAGACCTTGAACCATCAACATGCCTACAGTAAGGAGAGCCTCTTGCTCCCAACTATGTATCTGAGACTTTTTCCACTGAGAAAGTGGAATCTCCAGAGGTGGTTGACATTTGCCATACTCTCACGTGTGGAACAGGTCAAGGAAAGAACAGGACATTGCTTTTTCTGCACCTGTACAGCAAGTCCTTTCTAATTCCCAGCTTCAAAACTTTGTGACAGCGAAGAGACACAGACTGGAGACATAGGCAGCGAGACTCAGAACCTAGCTGCTGTTCACTTCCTCACTGCGTGTCCATTAAAGTAATTCAACTCCAGACTGTACTTCCAGGGATCACTTCTATAGTTTGTTACATACGGTAATTAAATTCCAATTAAGTCTGAAAGAGCTTCTAGAAGAAACCTATGTAGTAattgtggagggagagagagatgtgcCCCAGGGACAAGATTCCACAGAGAACTTCTTTCTCCCCTACACACTGAGAAGTATGAAAACTGAAGTCCAGTGACAGGTTGTTGAAAACAAGACTGAATCCAGAAGGTTCAAACACAGCCCTGGAAGGCTCACCCGGCCAGAGGACTCATCCAGAGCCTGTCTTGCACCTCGGCCCTGCAGTGAGCACACCTGACCACTCTTTGATGTTCCTCCCTGGGGCTGCAAAATTTCCCTCTGAAGCACATCAGCTCCTTTTCTTTGACTGTGAGGCACAGGGCTGGGTGAACCTGATCTCCACAGGTATGTAccacaggctggaaagatggttaagTGCCAGGCTTCCATGCTTAGGAGCCAGCAGCTTTGGGGAGCTCAGGGAGGGTCTTTCCGTGTGTTGCATCTTTCCTTTTGGGGAGAATAAGAATGATACAAGAATATCTCCAGTTCCTAGGGGGAAACAAACCAGAAATCTTTCTCTTCTGTAAGCTCTGCCTTCACCTGTACCATGACTGCACCATTATCAGTTTCCACAAAATGTCTTCATGGCATATTTGTCTCTTACATGTGAACAAACGTTGTCTTAACCCATTAAGATATTAATTCTACAAATGGCCACCCCCTCTGTCCCcctgtctttctctatctctgtatgtgtatttatcttaaatatttttctgcaCTCATCCTCAAAGTATCCCCTAATCTTATAAATAACATACTGTACCTCTGAGTCAACTTCATTATATACCAATATGATGGAGAAAACTGCTAACAATTTGtattgaaaattataattattctttatctTGGCCAGGCTGCAAGTTAATATGACCCATTGTAAATTTGACTTAGTTTTCTGAAGCATCAAGCACTGTTGCCATTGTTAGTTGAGAAAACTCTGTCTGAAATGGGCACAGTTGCCTGCCTGAGTTGTTACCTAACTCAATGCACAGCACACCCTTTTAAGTAGTTTCCAACAATAATTCAAAAGCTGTTTAGGAAGGTAATTCCATATTGTCCCTGCTACTGTTCAAATTGTTGATCAAAAACTGCTGGAAGTATTGTAATAGGTGTCTCAAAGCTTACCCCAAATCTGATTTGGAGCTTTGGGTCCTCACTAACATTAAGGTAGGAATCCTGGGAAGATGGGAAACACTAGACCAAAATCAGAAAATCATAAATGTATTTGTTAATGACATGAGGGTATTGGGATTtgtttgaaatttgttttaagatTCTCGATGTCTGACTAAAGTCTTAATCACCTCTTATTTAAATATACCAATTTCAACTGTTCTTGCTCATGTACCTGGTGCTTTATTGCACTATGGGCTGAGAATTTCAAACAACAGCATTCTTTATTTAATGCATGACTACAGATTGTAATGTCTCATTTTGCagtcaaggaaactgaggctgaaagaCAGTACTTTGTGAGTGTTTCTACTAATGAGGATGCATCATCCCAGACTTGGGAACAAGCCAATATTCACACAGTTCTTGCTGCCAGTGATCTTGGagataaaagataaaagacaGGCATAGAGGCACACATCTATggagtataaaaataaatgaatcaaagatACAGTAACTACAGACAGGACATAAAAAAGGTCTGTAGGGGGAAGTTTGTGCCACCCAGGCCCATGGTCTGGACAGATATCTccacccgcagtcccacagccacttataaaataattattcagacgCTTACATATCAATTACAgactgtttggtctatggttcAGCTTACTACCTAGCTCTTgtatctgaaattaacccatttctgttcatctctgtGTCACCACATGTCCCATGACTTTACCTTTGTTACATCGCATCTGGCTTCCCGACTTCCCTGGGCAGCTTTCAGCATCTCCTCCAGCCCCAGCGTTCTTCTCCATGTATCTCTGCTTGGGTTTCCCACCTGCCTCCTAGCTGCTTTGCCATAGAGAAGCTTACTATTAAGCAATGATAACAACACATACTCACGGCATAAaggaagaccatcccacagcacagatctTTTCTACATTCATTTTAACAGAAAAGCCatatagtaacaaaacaaaaggaattacagaagaagaaaggtCTCCCACTCTGAAAGATGGTAATGTTGATGCAGTAAGATAGGGTTATTTTGCttcatattgatttttcttttgcttttggggCCGCTCTAGGGTTTTCTTAGGGTGGGGGCTCagacaaggtcttgttatgtGACTGTGGCTGACCTGATTACTGTGATTGCAGGGAATCCACAATAATCCTGCCTCACCCTTcttcaagagctgggattacagaagtgaATGACCAGGGTTGACACAGTTTTTTAAAGAAGTGTCTGTTGATTAGCTGTGCAGGAGGGGAGGTTAAGGGAGTGTCCCAGTTGGGAACAGACTCACAGCAGAGgtaacaaaatgaaatagaaaacacaaGGAGACATTCAGGTTGGTGAGCATTTGAGTTTATTTCAACACATGCTGGGGTTCAAAATACATGGAATATGTAAACATCTGAAGatgtaatttaatttttgctAATATGGAAGTCTATTTGCTAATATAAATCTGTTTTgtgatttcaaatatttttatcttctcCCACAGATTCCACTTAAGGTATAAGATGTCCCATAAAGactaacaagaaaaaaagaatattttaaatagaaaatatgttCCATTACACATCAGGGCTGCCTTTTATATACCAGAAACATATTatgacattaaatatattttatagatacATATCATTTCCTCAGACTCTACTTGGAAGATGCAAAATTTTCTCCCTACGAAGTAAGAAATGGTTTTGAATATTAGTGAAATAACAATATTCCTTCTTATAACTGGACTTGGCACTATGGTGaatatttctgtctttgtgaA is a genomic window of Peromyscus maniculatus bairdii isolate BWxNUB_F1_BW_parent chromosome 5, HU_Pman_BW_mat_3.1, whole genome shotgun sequence containing:
- the LOC143273181 gene encoding vomeronasal type-1 receptor 4-like; its protein translation is MVLKIINEIVFFFMTVLGTLGNITVSMNYMFSWWRGPEKKPIHLILIHLAFANIIILLAKGLPKTIAAFGLRNFLDDIGCKIIVYLSRVARGVSICTSSLLTVVQAIIISPSASGWRRLRPKSAWHILPFFSFFWILNALISVNLIHSITSINLNMSQLENGDNYCYFSLESQKTKWLVLPLMVLRDAVFQGAMGGASGYMVSLLHKHHQQVLYLQKAKLLYRTPPELRAAQSVLLLMLCFAFFYWTDCALSLFLSLSSDLSQNDSEILIIQNFLVHGYAVFSPLVLIHRDGLPAECWHAQWKKLRKCPSRLSV